A portion of the Chitinivorax sp. PXF-14 genome contains these proteins:
- a CDS encoding DUF1631 domain-containing protein → MNNTAPNKVVSLSDYDKARKPVAGEQGSLLSECRDMAAELLSKSLGKMLDRIEESLFELAEKALSTDVRQMYMEARSKALEHRSGVEAEFRRNFLQGFNKRLSSGDASSFNKIDFSKLELSLVDADDFEASLAAADIAKRLQSNCGDELLALDRRVGELLSLPELGDEDNPMGPKAICEAFKDACNQLETGVNVKLIILKQFDQLISDDIQVVYQNLNQHLVKRNVLPVITPDMLRRRGSGAAPTARPTKPQQPAAELPPLPQAAPMAQGGEGELFSTLQQLLSRNAGGAPAGFATPPGGFPELNTGMLDMLTDLQHGNFETVLAGGAGVDVGSMLAGTQNVLHDIKRSAIGQRASQVDAMTIDIVAMLFDYIFDDRQIPDKMKALIGRLQIPVLKVAMLDKRFFSKKTHPARQLLDTLAAAAIGWNESVGEQDRLYTKIDEIVRKILAGFEDNLEIFDDAKQELDAFLSEEERLAHERAETSAKVIYDREWLEIARALAEEEVNRRVSANDMPDVIRQFLSMHWVNLLLSAYVKEGGESDTWKQGLQTMDDLIWSVQPKRSPEERMRLVGLLPNMLKRLESALDINQTPKDAREKFFAALVQCHASAIKAGMGSAKLAEAGALQSSEPIFTPPPALVAVEELVQQGAQELVPLEDLQPKPAASSFELDLISSANARQPEELIKLREQLPIKPAADADDYDAMAANLARGTWIEFRQNDENLILAKLTWVSPTKNMYVFTNREGLNAMSIKLAGLAGKLRSGAARVVTEAPLVDRAVSSMLDALQSGARA, encoded by the coding sequence AAGGCTCGCAAGCCAGTCGCTGGCGAGCAGGGCTCCCTACTGTCCGAGTGCCGCGACATGGCGGCGGAACTGCTGTCAAAGTCGCTCGGCAAGATGCTCGACCGCATCGAGGAGTCGTTGTTCGAGCTTGCCGAGAAAGCCCTCAGCACCGACGTGCGCCAGATGTACATGGAGGCGCGCAGCAAGGCGCTCGAGCATCGCTCTGGCGTGGAGGCGGAATTCCGCCGCAATTTCCTGCAGGGCTTCAACAAGCGCCTGAGCAGCGGTGATGCCTCGTCGTTCAACAAGATCGATTTCTCCAAGCTGGAGTTGAGCCTCGTCGATGCTGACGACTTTGAGGCATCGCTCGCTGCGGCCGACATTGCCAAGCGCCTGCAGAGCAACTGCGGTGATGAGCTGCTGGCGCTCGACCGCCGCGTGGGTGAGCTGTTGAGCCTGCCCGAGCTCGGCGATGAAGACAACCCGATGGGCCCCAAGGCGATCTGCGAGGCTTTCAAGGATGCCTGCAACCAGTTGGAGACCGGGGTCAACGTCAAGCTGATCATCCTGAAACAGTTCGATCAGTTGATCTCTGACGATATCCAGGTCGTTTACCAGAACCTCAACCAGCACCTCGTCAAACGCAATGTATTGCCGGTGATCACCCCCGACATGCTGCGTCGCCGTGGCAGCGGCGCGGCCCCCACGGCACGCCCGACCAAGCCACAGCAGCCGGCAGCAGAGTTGCCGCCGCTGCCGCAGGCGGCACCGATGGCGCAGGGTGGAGAGGGTGAGCTGTTCTCGACGTTGCAGCAGTTGCTGTCTCGCAATGCCGGTGGCGCCCCTGCCGGTTTTGCGACCCCGCCCGGCGGTTTCCCCGAACTCAACACCGGTATGCTCGACATGCTGACCGATCTGCAGCACGGCAATTTCGAAACCGTGCTGGCCGGTGGCGCCGGCGTTGACGTCGGCTCGATGCTGGCGGGCACGCAGAACGTACTGCACGACATCAAGCGCTCGGCCATTGGCCAGCGTGCGAGCCAGGTCGATGCGATGACGATCGACATCGTCGCGATGTTGTTCGACTACATCTTCGACGACCGCCAGATACCGGACAAGATGAAGGCGCTGATCGGGCGCCTGCAGATTCCGGTGCTCAAGGTGGCGATGCTGGACAAGAGGTTCTTCTCCAAGAAGACGCACCCGGCGCGCCAGTTGCTTGATACCCTGGCGGCCGCTGCGATCGGCTGGAACGAGTCCGTTGGCGAGCAGGACCGGCTGTACACCAAGATCGACGAGATCGTCAGGAAGATTCTGGCGGGGTTCGAGGACAATCTCGAAATCTTCGACGATGCCAAGCAGGAGCTCGATGCCTTCCTGAGTGAGGAAGAGCGGCTGGCGCATGAGCGTGCCGAGACTTCGGCCAAGGTCATCTATGACCGCGAATGGCTGGAGATCGCGCGCGCGCTGGCGGAGGAAGAGGTCAACCGGCGCGTGTCGGCTAACGACATGCCGGACGTGATTCGTCAATTCCTCTCCATGCACTGGGTCAACCTGCTGCTGTCGGCCTACGTCAAGGAAGGCGGTGAGAGCGACACCTGGAAGCAGGGTCTGCAGACCATGGACGACCTGATCTGGAGCGTGCAGCCCAAGCGCTCTCCGGAAGAGCGCATGCGCTTGGTCGGCCTGCTGCCAAACATGCTCAAGCGCCTGGAGTCGGCGCTCGATATCAACCAGACGCCCAAGGATGCCCGCGAGAAGTTCTTTGCGGCCCTGGTGCAATGCCATGCTTCGGCCATCAAGGCGGGTATGGGGTCGGCCAAACTTGCCGAAGCCGGCGCGCTGCAATCGTCGGAGCCGATCTTTACGCCGCCACCCGCCTTGGTCGCTGTCGAAGAGCTGGTCCAGCAAGGTGCGCAGGAGCTGGTGCCGCTCGAAGACTTGCAGCCCAAGCCAGCGGCCAGCAGCTTTGAACTGGACCTGATTTCGTCGGCCAATGCGCGCCAGCCCGAAGAGTTGATCAAGTTGCGCGAGCAACTGCCAATCAAGCCGGCGGCGGATGCGGATGACTATGATGCGATGGCGGCCAATCTGGCGCGTGGCACATGGATCGAGTTCCGGCAGAACGATGAGAACCTGATCCTGGCCAAGCTGACCTGGGTCAGCCCGACCAAGAACATGTATGTGTTCACCAATCGCGAAGGCTTGAACGCGATGTCGATCAAGCTGGCTGGCCTGGCTGGCAAGTTGCGTAGCGGCGCGGCGCGGGTCGTTACCGAGGCGCCACTGGTCGATCGTGCTGTCAGCAGCATGCTGGATGCGTTGCAGAGCGGGGCCCGCGCCTAA
- a CDS encoding IclR family transcriptional regulator yields MDSLPSHDEQPDDRQFVTALARGLDILRCFTVGDRALSNGDIARRTGLPKSTVSRLTYTLTQLGYLHPAQGNGYRIGPSVLSLGYVAASSLRIRELVRPLMQDLADYSNALVSLAARDRLDMIYLENCRSRSSVTLRLDVGMHMPIATTSIGRAFLAGLPNTERSYIMEKLKARAGDRWQEQEIGIRAAMEDYARRGFCLSIGEWKRDVNSVAVPLIVPELSDVVVFSCGGPGFSIRPRQLTEDLGPRLVYLAQHVAALLAEDDAG; encoded by the coding sequence ATGGATAGTTTACCAAGCCACGACGAGCAGCCTGATGACCGCCAGTTCGTCACCGCCCTCGCCCGCGGACTCGATATCCTGCGTTGCTTCACTGTAGGCGACCGGGCGCTCAGCAACGGCGATATCGCCAGACGTACCGGGCTGCCCAAGTCGACCGTGTCACGCCTCACCTACACGCTGACGCAGCTCGGCTACCTGCACCCGGCGCAGGGCAACGGCTATCGCATCGGCCCGTCGGTGCTGTCGCTTGGCTATGTCGCCGCCAGCAGCTTGCGCATCCGCGAGCTGGTCCGCCCCTTGATGCAGGACCTGGCTGACTATTCCAATGCCCTGGTATCGCTAGCCGCCCGCGACCGGCTAGACATGATCTATCTGGAGAACTGCCGCAGCCGGTCATCCGTGACGCTACGGCTCGATGTGGGCATGCACATGCCGATCGCCACGACCTCGATCGGCCGCGCTTTTCTCGCCGGCTTGCCGAACACAGAACGCAGCTACATCATGGAAAAACTCAAGGCGCGGGCGGGCGATCGCTGGCAGGAGCAGGAAATCGGCATTCGCGCCGCGATGGAAGACTATGCCCGGCGCGGCTTCTGCCTGTCGATCGGCGAATGGAAACGGGACGTGAACTCGGTCGCGGTACCGCTCATCGTCCCCGAATTGTCGGACGTCGTGGTGTTCAGCTGCGGTGGGCCGGGTTTCAGCATCCGCCCACGGCAGTTGACAGAGGATCTGGGGCCACGCCTGGTCTACCTGGCGCAGCACGTCGCCGCACTGCTCGCGGAGGACGATGCGGGCTGA
- a CDS encoding acyl-CoA dehydrogenase, translated as MADKTAFRWDDPLLLDAQLSDEERMIRDSARDYCQGKLLPRVREANRHEYFDREIMSEMGELGMLGATIQGYGCAGVNHVSYGLIAREVERVDSGYRSAMSVQSSLVMYPIYAYGSEAQREKYLPKLASGQWVGCFGLTEPNHGSDPGGMLTRARRVDGGWRLSGAKMWITNSPIADVFVVWGKDEAGEIRGFILEKGMQGLSAPKIEGKFSLRASITGEIVMDAVFVPDEQLLDVKGLKGPFGCLNKARYGIAWGAMGAAEFCWHAARQYTLDRQQFGRPLAANQIIQLKLANMQTEITLGLQAALRVGRLIDEGQWAPEMISLIKRNNCGKALDIARMSRDMHGGNGISDEYGVIRHVMNLEAVNTYEGTHDVHALILGRAQTGLQAFF; from the coding sequence ATGGCTGACAAAACTGCATTTCGTTGGGATGACCCGCTGTTGCTCGATGCACAGCTGAGCGACGAAGAGCGCATGATCCGCGACTCGGCGCGCGACTATTGCCAGGGCAAGCTGTTGCCGCGCGTGCGCGAGGCGAATCGCCACGAGTACTTTGACCGCGAGATCATGAGCGAAATGGGCGAGCTCGGCATGCTGGGGGCCACGATTCAGGGTTATGGCTGCGCCGGGGTCAATCATGTCAGCTACGGCTTGATCGCGAGGGAAGTGGAGCGTGTTGATAGTGGCTACCGCTCGGCCATGAGTGTGCAGTCGTCGTTGGTCATGTATCCGATTTACGCCTACGGCTCTGAGGCCCAGCGGGAAAAATACCTGCCCAAGCTAGCGAGCGGGCAGTGGGTGGGGTGTTTCGGCCTGACCGAGCCCAATCATGGCTCCGACCCTGGCGGCATGCTCACGCGGGCGCGCCGGGTGGACGGCGGCTGGCGGTTGTCCGGCGCCAAGATGTGGATTACCAATTCGCCGATCGCCGATGTCTTTGTCGTGTGGGGCAAAGATGAAGCCGGTGAGATTCGTGGTTTCATCCTGGAGAAGGGCATGCAGGGGCTGTCGGCACCCAAGATCGAAGGAAAATTCAGCCTGCGCGCCTCGATCACCGGCGAAATCGTGATGGACGCTGTGTTCGTGCCCGATGAACAGTTGCTCGATGTGAAGGGCCTCAAAGGGCCATTCGGCTGTCTCAACAAGGCCCGCTATGGCATTGCCTGGGGGGCCATGGGGGCCGCCGAGTTCTGCTGGCATGCCGCGCGCCAGTACACGCTCGACCGCCAGCAGTTTGGCCGCCCGCTCGCGGCGAACCAGATCATCCAGCTCAAGCTCGCCAATATGCAGACCGAGATCACGCTCGGGCTGCAGGCCGCGTTGCGTGTCGGCCGGCTGATCGACGAGGGGCAGTGGGCCCCCGAGATGATCTCGCTGATCAAGCGCAATAACTGCGGCAAGGCGCTCGACATTGCGCGCATGAGTCGCGACATGCACGGCGGCAATGGCATCTCAGACGAGTACGGCGTGATCCGGCACGTGATGAATCTCGAGGCGGTGAACACCTACGAGGGCACGCATGATGTCCACGCCCTGATCCTGGGCCGTGCCCAGACAGGCCTTCAGGCGTTCTTCTGA
- a CDS encoding CaiB/BaiF CoA transferase family protein has protein sequence MGALSHLKVLDLSRVLAGPWASQILGDLGAEVIKIERPGSGDDTRGWGPPFLRDTDGKPTSEAAYFLSANRNKRSVAIDIAKPEGQALVRELAAQCDIVLENFKVGGLRQYGLDYTSLKALNPRLIYCSITGFGQDGPYADRAGYDFLIQGMGGLMSLTGELDGDPQKVGVALTDIMTGLYAAIGVLAALAHRERTGEGQHIDLALLDVQIACLANQAMNYLTTGVAPTRLGNAHPNIVPYQAFPTADGDIILAIGNDGQFARFCEVAGQGWAGDERFATNRARVDHRQVLVPLIRQTTVMRTTADWIAALEQAGVPCGPINTLDQVFADPQVRHREMQLSLSHALGIGAPSVASPLRMSSTPVDYRLAPPMLGQDTAEVLRNWLGLDSERIAALRAAGVL, from the coding sequence ATGGGGGCGCTGTCTCACCTCAAGGTGCTCGATCTGTCGAGGGTGCTGGCGGGGCCGTGGGCAAGCCAGATACTGGGGGACCTCGGTGCCGAGGTCATCAAGATCGAGCGTCCGGGCAGCGGCGACGATACCCGCGGCTGGGGGCCACCGTTCCTGCGCGACACGGACGGCAAGCCAACCAGCGAGGCCGCCTACTTCCTGTCGGCCAACCGCAACAAGCGTTCGGTCGCCATCGATATTGCCAAGCCCGAAGGACAGGCGCTGGTGCGCGAGCTGGCCGCGCAGTGCGACATCGTGCTGGAAAACTTCAAGGTCGGCGGGCTCAGGCAATATGGGCTCGACTACACCAGCCTCAAGGCGCTGAATCCACGGCTGATCTACTGCTCAATCACCGGCTTTGGCCAGGATGGCCCTTATGCCGACCGGGCCGGTTACGATTTCCTGATCCAGGGCATGGGCGGCTTGATGAGCCTCACGGGTGAGCTGGATGGCGACCCGCAGAAGGTCGGCGTCGCACTTACCGACATCATGACCGGCCTCTACGCCGCGATAGGCGTGCTCGCCGCCCTGGCCCACCGCGAGCGGACGGGAGAAGGGCAGCATATCGATCTTGCCTTGCTCGACGTGCAGATCGCCTGCCTCGCCAATCAGGCCATGAATTACCTGACGACCGGCGTGGCGCCGACACGGCTCGGCAACGCGCATCCCAATATCGTGCCCTATCAGGCCTTCCCGACCGCTGACGGCGACATCATCCTGGCGATAGGCAATGATGGCCAGTTCGCCCGCTTCTGCGAGGTGGCGGGCCAAGGCTGGGCCGGTGACGAACGCTTCGCCACCAATCGAGCCCGTGTCGATCACCGCCAGGTGCTGGTGCCGCTGATTCGCCAGACTACGGTCATGCGCACCACGGCAGACTGGATTGCTGCGCTGGAGCAGGCGGGGGTGCCATGCGGGCCGATCAACACGCTCGACCAAGTGTTTGCCGATCCGCAGGTTCGCCACCGGGAGATGCAGTTGAGCCTGTCCCATGCACTGGGTATCGGTGCGCCGTCGGTGGCCAGCCCGTTGCGGATGTCGTCCACGCCGGTCGACTACCGCCTTGCGCCGCCCATGCTGGGGCAGGATACGGCCGAGGTATTGCGCAACTGGCTGGGGCTGGACTCCGAGAGAATCGCCGCACTGCGTGCCGCCGGCGTGCTCTAG
- a CDS encoding methyl-accepting chemotaxis protein: MTIAKRLLLLITCALLSLFFVGGVAIQQQQTLGGAANLVNDYVVPSIEVLADCQRELLTVRGAALSHVLNYDENKKAEQDKIITTGEQALMDSFKRYEQIISDDEDRRLLEADRQAYANYAVVRNRVLEFSRKGQSDQARDLTVTQAAKEVTVAINALNAHIKYNAKLAAEADASTKATVRSGRIINIVSIVVGVLLTGIFSFTLYRHIIGSLRGLRGAVNHIETSLDFTERATVAGRDEVGETTEAFNKLIDRLQQNLQSIATAASNVAQAATQMAGTSQQVSIAANRQSESSSNAAATIEEMTVSINHVGDRASEANALSEKAGELAASGESVIAQTVHDIKTIAESVSEASERIQLLEQQSQDVAQVIAVIKEVADQTNLLALNAAIEAARAGEQGRGFAVVADEVRKLAERTSGATQEITRTIGSMRESAQFVARSMQAAVNNVDAGVKRADDASQAIHQIGSSAHQTVGMVSEITNAIREQGSASNNIAQQIERIAQMAEEASAAAQETSDNASMLERLATEMRQVVSAYRL; encoded by the coding sequence ATGACGATCGCGAAACGGCTGCTTTTACTGATCACTTGCGCCTTGCTGTCACTCTTTTTCGTCGGTGGGGTGGCGATCCAGCAGCAGCAGACCCTGGGTGGTGCCGCCAACCTTGTGAACGACTACGTCGTCCCCAGCATCGAGGTGTTGGCCGACTGCCAGCGCGAGCTGCTGACGGTACGCGGCGCAGCGCTGTCGCATGTCCTGAACTACGACGAGAACAAGAAGGCCGAGCAGGACAAGATCATCACCACAGGTGAACAGGCGTTGATGGACAGCTTCAAACGCTATGAACAAATCATCTCCGATGACGAGGACAGGCGGCTGCTCGAAGCCGACAGACAGGCCTACGCGAACTACGCCGTCGTTCGCAACCGCGTGCTGGAGTTTTCACGCAAGGGACAAAGCGATCAGGCTCGGGACCTGACCGTGACCCAGGCGGCCAAAGAAGTCACCGTTGCAATCAATGCCTTGAATGCCCACATCAAGTACAACGCCAAGCTGGCCGCCGAAGCGGACGCCTCCACCAAGGCCACGGTGCGCTCCGGCCGCATCATCAATATCGTCTCCATCGTGGTAGGCGTATTGCTGACGGGCATCTTCAGCTTCACCCTGTATCGCCACATCATCGGCTCACTGCGCGGCTTGCGGGGTGCGGTCAATCACATCGAAACCTCGCTCGACTTCACCGAGCGCGCCACCGTCGCGGGCCGGGATGAGGTTGGCGAGACAACCGAAGCCTTCAACAAGCTGATCGATCGCTTGCAGCAAAATCTTCAGAGCATTGCCACGGCGGCGTCCAATGTGGCGCAGGCGGCGACCCAGATGGCCGGCACATCGCAGCAGGTCTCGATTGCAGCCAACCGCCAGAGCGAGTCCTCGTCCAACGCGGCCGCCACCATCGAAGAAATGACGGTGAGCATCAACCATGTCGGTGATCGCGCAAGCGAGGCCAACGCGCTGTCGGAGAAAGCGGGAGAGCTCGCGGCCTCGGGCGAATCGGTCATCGCGCAGACGGTGCACGATATCAAGACCATTGCCGAGTCGGTCAGCGAGGCATCCGAGCGCATCCAGCTGCTCGAGCAGCAAAGCCAGGATGTCGCCCAGGTGATCGCCGTGATCAAGGAAGTCGCCGACCAGACCAATCTGCTGGCATTGAACGCGGCAATCGAAGCGGCGCGGGCCGGCGAACAAGGCCGGGGCTTCGCCGTAGTGGCAGACGAGGTACGCAAGCTGGCGGAACGGACCTCCGGCGCGACCCAGGAAATCACGCGCACCATCGGCTCCATGCGCGAGAGCGCACAGTTTGTCGCCCGCAGCATGCAGGCCGCCGTCAACAACGTCGATGCCGGCGTCAAACGGGCCGACGATGCCAGCCAGGCAATTCACCAGATTGGCAGCAGCGCCCACCAGACCGTCGGCATGGTCAGCGAAATCACCAATGCCATTCGCGAACAAGGCAGCGCCAGCAACAACATCGCCCAGCAGATCGAGCGCATAGCCCAGATGGCGGAAGAAGCCAGCGCGGCAGCGCAGGAAACCTCGGACAACGCAAGCATGCTGGAGCGCCTGGCCACCGAGATGCGCCAGGTGGTGTCGGCCTATCGGCTCTAG
- a CDS encoding methyl-accepting chemotaxis protein gives MSIAKRLLALIAVGIVALLIVGGLSFLQVRNANTKLNVVTSDVMPRVTTIDSIRKDFLEIQLTAYVHMLNYDDSKTPAIEQTIKAHQQEIDGKLKAYAKLAVDEKDRALLAADQAAINAYYVVMNKELDLSRQNQSDSAKDMAANEGKPLALKAMEALNNHAGYNGKIAADAQAQAEHDSKSGFAASLGVVLAAIAVTGTIGLLLHRSIVGSLSKMRNVVTSIEKNLDFTQRATVSRRDEVGQTIEAFNRLLDRLQDSLKTISSAAREVALSADQMAETAQEVSVTSERQNEASANMAATIQQMTVSINHVGDRATEANQLSEESGKLAETGETVIGQTVADIKDISHSVAGAADRIHQLEAQSQQISSVVAVIKEVADQTNLLALNAAIEAARAGEQGRGFAVVADEVRKLAERTASSTQEIASTIDAMRRSAQEAVSSMQGAVAKVEHGVGRADLAVQSIVQIRGGASKVVAMVDEITHAIREQASASNSIAGQIEGIASMAEKVSSAAGGTSSTAAELDRLAHQMNDVVAAYRL, from the coding sequence ATGTCCATTGCCAAGCGTCTGCTCGCACTCATCGCGGTCGGCATCGTCGCGCTGCTGATCGTAGGCGGCCTGAGCTTTCTTCAGGTGCGCAACGCCAACACCAAGCTCAATGTGGTAACCAGCGACGTTATGCCCCGCGTGACAACCATCGACAGCATCCGCAAGGACTTCCTCGAGATTCAGCTCACGGCCTATGTGCACATGCTGAACTACGACGACTCCAAGACCCCCGCCATCGAACAGACGATCAAGGCCCATCAGCAGGAGATCGACGGCAAGCTCAAGGCCTACGCCAAGCTGGCGGTCGACGAAAAGGACCGCGCCCTGCTGGCAGCCGACCAGGCGGCCATCAATGCCTACTACGTGGTGATGAACAAGGAGCTGGACCTGTCGCGCCAGAACCAGAGCGATTCGGCCAAGGATATGGCCGCCAACGAGGGCAAGCCGCTGGCGCTGAAGGCGATGGAAGCGCTCAACAATCACGCCGGCTACAACGGCAAGATCGCGGCGGATGCCCAGGCCCAGGCCGAACACGACAGCAAGAGCGGCTTCGCCGCCAGCCTGGGCGTGGTGCTCGCGGCCATCGCCGTTACCGGGACGATCGGGCTGCTGCTGCACCGTAGCATCGTCGGCTCGCTCTCCAAGATGCGCAACGTCGTCACCTCGATCGAGAAGAACCTCGATTTCACCCAGCGGGCCACCGTCTCGCGCCGTGACGAGGTCGGGCAAACCATCGAGGCCTTCAATCGACTGCTCGATCGCCTGCAGGACAGCCTCAAGACCATCTCCAGCGCGGCGCGCGAAGTCGCCCTCTCGGCGGACCAGATGGCCGAGACCGCGCAGGAAGTGTCGGTCACCTCGGAACGGCAGAACGAGGCATCGGCCAATATGGCCGCGACGATCCAGCAGATGACCGTGAGCATCAACCACGTTGGCGACCGCGCCACCGAGGCGAATCAACTGTCGGAAGAATCGGGCAAACTGGCGGAAACCGGGGAAACCGTCATCGGTCAGACAGTGGCAGACATCAAGGACATTTCCCACTCGGTGGCCGGCGCCGCCGATCGCATCCATCAGCTCGAGGCGCAGAGCCAGCAGATCTCGTCGGTCGTCGCGGTGATCAAGGAAGTGGCCGACCAGACCAACCTGCTTGCCCTCAACGCGGCCATCGAGGCGGCACGGGCGGGCGAGCAGGGGCGCGGCTTTGCCGTCGTGGCCGACGAAGTGCGCAAACTCGCGGAGCGCACGGCCAGCTCCACCCAGGAAATCGCCAGCACCATCGACGCCATGCGCCGCAGCGCGCAGGAGGCGGTATCGTCGATGCAGGGCGCCGTGGCCAAGGTCGAGCATGGCGTCGGCCGCGCAGACCTGGCGGTACAGTCCATCGTGCAGATCCGCGGTGGCGCCAGCAAAGTCGTCGCCATGGTCGATGAAATCACCCACGCCATCCGCGAGCAGGCCAGCGCCAGCAACAGCATCGCCGGCCAGATCGAAGGCATCGCCAGCATGGCCGAGAAGGTCAGCTCGGCGGCTGGCGGCACCTCCAGCACTGCGGCCGAGCTCGACCGCCTGGCCCATCAGATGAACGACGTGGTAGCCGCCTACCGGCTGTAA